From a region of the uncultured Desulfatiglans sp. genome:
- a CDS encoding AIG2 family protein, whose translation MTEHAMNPDEPLKENTQGMLRLFVYGTLKCGFWNHDRFCRGVLDIREAVVRGRLYEMQSGIPVLQVPDRDVLAHGTLDALADVATPARFSEQLASYPEPAQKSATTGEWGCVYGELLTFDDPETRLPAIDRLEGFRPGGSSFYKRVLVLVCIEYSMALPAWVYVGPTVWKDESFLPLGKWPS comes from the coding sequence ATGACAGAGCATGCAATGAACCCCGATGAACCCCTGAAGGAGAACACTCAGGGGATGCTGAGACTCTTCGTCTACGGAACCCTGAAGTGCGGATTCTGGAATCATGACCGTTTCTGCCGGGGCGTTCTGGATATCCGGGAAGCCGTGGTCCGCGGCCGCCTTTATGAAATGCAATCAGGCATCCCCGTCCTGCAGGTTCCGGACAGGGATGTCCTCGCCCATGGCACCTTGGACGCTTTGGCCGACGTGGCCACACCGGCGCGGTTTTCCGAGCAGCTGGCCTCGTACCCCGAACCGGCCCAGAAAAGCGCCACAACGGGCGAATGGGGCTGCGTGTACGGGGAGCTTCTCACCTTCGACGATCCCGAGACACGCCTGCCCGCCATCGACCGCCTGGAAGGTTTCCGTCCGGGCGGATCGAGCTTCTACAAACGCGTTCTCGTGCTGGTATGTATTGAGTACAGCATGGCGCTCCCGGCCTGGGTGTATGTGGGGCCAACTGTTTGGAAAGACGAGAGTTTCCTGCCGCTTGGCAAATGGCCTTCTTGA
- a CDS encoding HTH domain-containing protein, XRE family codes for MDNEDRSLSTLVKEIRQQLALSQEDLARRLNVSYATVNRWENGQSLPSKLAKAQLSAFCKKMIKQGKLALADDLIDSAGLSQD; via the coding sequence ATGGACAATGAAGATCGAAGTTTATCGACCTTGGTAAAGGAAATCCGGCAGCAGCTCGCCTTGAGCCAGGAGGACTTGGCGAGGCGGTTGAATGTCAGCTACGCAACCGTAAATCGTTGGGAAAACGGACAATCCTTGCCGTCCAAACTTGCCAAGGCTCAGTTGAGTGCATTCTGCAAAAAAATGATCAAGCAGGGTAAGTTGGCACTGGCGGACGACCTCATAGACTCTGCGGGACTTAGCCAGGACTAG
- a CDS encoding N-6 DNA methylase, giving the protein MNNFSGKVNFIWSVADLLRGPYRPNQYKDVMLPMTMLRRLDCVLEPTKDKVLAKQKTLSGGKVKKIDPLLCRVTGVPFYNTSRYSFEKLKGDPNNIAANVTNYIKGFSTRAREIIESFGFEEHIGKLDKADRLYLLVSRFCDINLHPQEVSNLEMGYIFEELIRRFNEASNEEAGDHFTPREVIRLMVNLIFMPDSDVLTTRGIVKTLYDPACGTGGMLSVAEDYVRELNPDARLEVFGQDYNAQAYAICGSDMMIKGQDIEHIAFGDSFTDDRFPRHRFDYMLANPPFGVEWKPEADFIKREHEEQGFGGRFGAGLPRINDGSLLFLQHMISKMKDPKEGGTRLAIVFNGSPLFTGAAGSGESEIRRWIIENDWLEAIVALPDQLFYNTGIYTYLWIVTNRKEPSRRGRIQLVDGTGFFKKMRKSLGNKRHEVCDDQRDDITRRYGTLKEGEHIRVFDNEDFGYRRITVERPLRLNFAVDQDRIARLAEAKAFTNLATSKKRKDTKAAKAEIEAGRKLQEEIMAALDSLSSLGIVKDRDEFSTRLKSAFKKAGIKVPAALLKAVLMALAERDETAEICTDTKGNPEPDPELRDYENVPLKEDVDAYMKREVLPHVPDAWIDESKTKVGYEINFNRYFYKYTPPRPLEEIETELKKIEKEIADMLAELTE; this is encoded by the coding sequence ATGAATAATTTCAGCGGAAAAGTGAATTTCATCTGGTCAGTGGCAGACCTGCTGCGGGGTCCCTATCGCCCGAATCAATACAAGGACGTCATGCTCCCCATGACGATGCTGCGTCGGCTCGACTGCGTTCTGGAGCCGACCAAGGACAAGGTGCTCGCCAAACAGAAAACGCTCTCCGGCGGAAAAGTCAAAAAGATCGATCCTCTTCTGTGCCGGGTTACGGGAGTGCCCTTTTACAACACAAGCCGCTATTCATTCGAGAAACTCAAAGGCGATCCCAACAACATCGCCGCCAACGTCACCAACTACATCAAGGGCTTTTCAACCCGCGCCCGGGAGATCATCGAGAGCTTCGGCTTCGAGGAACACATCGGGAAACTCGACAAGGCGGACCGTCTCTACCTTCTGGTATCCCGATTTTGCGATATTAACCTGCACCCGCAGGAAGTCTCGAACCTTGAGATGGGCTACATTTTCGAGGAACTGATCAGGCGGTTCAACGAGGCGTCGAATGAAGAGGCCGGCGACCACTTCACACCCCGCGAGGTGATCCGTCTGATGGTCAATCTGATTTTCATGCCCGACAGCGATGTGCTAACGACCAGGGGCATTGTCAAGACTCTCTATGACCCCGCTTGTGGGACCGGAGGCATGCTGTCCGTTGCCGAGGATTATGTCCGGGAACTGAATCCCGACGCCCGCTTGGAGGTCTTCGGCCAGGACTACAACGCCCAAGCCTACGCCATATGCGGATCGGACATGATGATCAAGGGCCAGGACATCGAGCATATTGCCTTCGGCGACAGCTTTACCGACGACCGCTTCCCCCGCCACAGGTTCGATTACATGCTGGCCAATCCGCCCTTTGGCGTGGAGTGGAAGCCCGAGGCAGACTTCATCAAGCGCGAGCATGAGGAGCAGGGCTTCGGCGGCCGTTTCGGGGCAGGTTTGCCGCGCATCAACGACGGGTCGCTTCTTTTCCTGCAGCACATGATCAGCAAGATGAAGGACCCCAAGGAAGGCGGTACGCGCCTGGCAATAGTCTTCAACGGATCACCGCTGTTCACCGGGGCAGCCGGATCGGGCGAGAGCGAGATTCGCCGCTGGATCATCGAAAACGACTGGCTGGAGGCCATCGTCGCACTGCCGGATCAACTCTTCTACAACACCGGCATCTACACCTATCTCTGGATCGTCACCAACCGGAAGGAGCCAAGCCGCAGGGGCAGGATTCAACTGGTGGACGGCACCGGATTCTTCAAAAAGATGCGCAAGTCCCTCGGAAACAAGCGCCACGAAGTATGCGACGACCAACGAGACGACATCACGCGGCGCTACGGCACGCTCAAGGAAGGCGAGCATATCCGCGTCTTCGACAACGAAGACTTCGGCTACCGCCGCATCACGGTCGAGCGTCCGCTCCGACTCAACTTTGCCGTGGACCAAGATCGTATCGCGCGGCTTGCCGAGGCCAAGGCCTTCACAAACCTGGCCACCAGCAAGAAACGCAAGGACACAAAGGCTGCGAAAGCAGAGATCGAAGCGGGCCGTAAGCTTCAAGAGGAAATTATGGCCGCTCTTGATTCGCTCTCATCGCTCGGCATTGTCAAAGATCGTGATGAATTCTCAACACGTTTAAAATCCGCCTTCAAGAAAGCCGGGATCAAGGTTCCCGCCGCGCTTCTCAAGGCGGTCCTCATGGCCCTGGCAGAACGGGACGAGACGGCCGAAATTTGCACTGATACCAAGGGTAATCCTGAACCCGACCCGGAACTGCGTGACTACGAGAACGTGCCGCTAAAGGAAGACGTGGACGCGTACATGAAGCGCGAGGTTTTGCCGCACGTGCCCGATGCCTGGATTGACGAGTCTAAAACCAAGGTCGGTTATGAGATCAACTTCAATCGCTATTTTTACAAGTACACGCCGCCGAGACCGTTGGAAGAGATCGAAACCGAGCTCAAGAAGATCGAGAAGGAAATTGCGGATATGCTCGCGGAGTTGACGGAATGA
- a CDS encoding Virulence protein, with the protein MSDNLPAPVDSKILIYQSDSGETRLEVRLQDETVWLTQNLMAELYGTTKQNISLHIQNIFEEGELAPEATVKKYLTVRQEGSRTVRRLLDYYNLDMIISVGYRVKSGVATRFRQWATARLREYIVKGFTLDDERLKGGKGLVDYFDELLARIREIRASEARVYQRIREIFALARDYREGEKETQVFFATMQNKMHYAASGMTAAEIVRNRADAAKANMGLTTWKGGRVLKRDVGTAKNYLDAKEIDTLNRITVMFLDQAEFRAQRRLDIRMLDWEAFLDKFLRNTELPVLVNAGSVSRDAALEWAEGQYDAFTERRRLEAESEAEARYVEDLRTSARVLEQERKKKPPKQKQAKAKKKGRKGRPGKGGGS; encoded by the coding sequence ATGAGTGATAACCTGCCCGCTCCTGTTGATTCCAAGATACTGATTTATCAATCCGATTCCGGGGAAACCCGCCTTGAGGTGCGACTTCAGGACGAGACCGTCTGGCTCACGCAGAATTTGATGGCCGAGCTTTATGGGACCACCAAGCAGAACATAAGCCTTCACATACAAAATATTTTCGAGGAAGGCGAACTGGCACCGGAGGCAACCGTCAAGAAATACTTGACAGTTCGCCAGGAGGGCTCACGTACGGTAAGGCGGCTTCTTGATTATTACAATCTGGACATGATCATCTCGGTCGGCTACCGGGTCAAGTCCGGCGTCGCAACCCGCTTCCGCCAGTGGGCCACGGCACGGCTGCGCGAATACATTGTCAAAGGCTTCACCCTCGACGATGAGCGCCTTAAGGGCGGCAAGGGCCTGGTGGACTATTTCGATGAACTGCTGGCCCGCATCCGGGAGATTCGTGCCAGCGAGGCCCGTGTTTACCAGCGGATTCGCGAGATCTTCGCCCTGGCCCGTGACTACCGTGAGGGTGAGAAAGAAACGCAGGTTTTCTTTGCCACCATGCAGAACAAGATGCACTACGCCGCCAGCGGCATGACGGCCGCCGAAATTGTCCGCAATCGTGCCGACGCGGCCAAGGCCAACATGGGATTGACAACATGGAAGGGCGGCCGGGTGCTGAAGCGCGACGTGGGAACGGCGAAAAACTATCTTGACGCCAAGGAGATCGACACGCTCAACCGGATTACGGTGATGTTCTTGGATCAGGCCGAGTTCCGCGCTCAACGGCGGCTGGATATCCGCATGCTTGACTGGGAGGCGTTTCTCGACAAGTTCCTGCGGAACACTGAACTGCCGGTGCTGGTCAATGCCGGATCTGTCAGCCGCGATGCGGCTCTCGAATGGGCGGAGGGGCAATACGATGCCTTTACCGAGCGCCGGCGTCTGGAGGCCGAGTCCGAGGCCGAGGCGCGGTACGTGGAAGACCTTCGAACCTCCGCCCGCGTCCTTGAGCAGGAGCGCAAGAAGAAGCCCCCGAAGCAAAAGCAGGCGAAGGCGAAGAAGAAAGGCCGCAAAGGCAGGCCGGGAAAAGGGGGCGGATCATGA